The following nucleotide sequence is from Peribacillus sp. ACCC06369.
TCCACTTTCATGGATGGCCACACGCCGCTTCGTATCCACATCATTCAAGGTACGTGATGTGGCTCCAAGAATCGTACGGTCAATGGCATAGTCAATATCCTGTTTACGAATCATTTCCTGTTCATTCCTCAGGGCATGACGTGAGGCTGTATCGAATAGAGAACTTAAGTCAGCACCGGAGAAGCCGGAAGTACTTTCAGCCAATTCATCCAATGATGAAAGTACATCTGTTGCTAGACGCTTTCCCTTCGTATGGATATTGATGATTTCCTTTCTTCCTTGGGTATCTGGAAGTGGAACTTGGAAAGAGAAATCTATCCTGCCCGGACGTAGAAATGCCTCATCGAGCATATCTTTCCGGTTGGTCGCTGCAATGAATAAAATGCCTTCGTTTGGATGGCCTCCATCCAATTGCACAAGCAGTTCAGTTAACGTTTTTTCGCCTTCTTCGCCGCCATGAGCTTTCCTTTTACCAGCCAACGCGTCCACTTCATCGATGAATATGACAGCAGGCGATTGCTTACGTGCATTTTGGAAAAGGCTGCGGACACGGGCTGCACCGACTCCAACAAACATTTCGTTGAAGGCTGAACCGCTCGTCGAGAAGAAATTTGCACCAAGCTCTTTTGCAATTGCCTGTGCAAGCAACGTTTTCCCCGTTCCAGGGGGGCCGTATAATAAAATGCCTTGAGGCGGCTTAATTCCAATTTTAGCTGAACGTTCAGGTTCCTTTAGTGTAGTGAGTGTCTGTAGGATTTCCTGTTTGATTTCGGTTTGCAAACCGCCTACATCATCCATGGTTATCTCTGGTAGAGGCTTAGGGCTGGAAAGGCTTTGTTTCTTGCTGCCGACCCGTAATCCGCCTTTTGATCTTTTCTGTATAATTACAGCGGTTGCAACGAGAGCTGCCATTAATCCGCCTAAAATCCATAATGCTGATTTATTAGTTGATGAAAAAGAATATTGAACGTTATAAGTTTCGACAAGTTTATTGATCATTTGACTGTTGGGAGGGATATTAGAAACGTATTCTCCATCTGGTGTGGAGATGTGAAGAGTGCCATTCATTTTTTCTTCAATGGTGACAAGGGCTCCATTTTGAGCTTTAATCGTCTTTTCTACGGAAGAAAAAGGAATGACCATATCCTTTGACTGAGTAACAACATACCAACTGATTCCAGCAATTATCACAATGAAAGCCGTCAAGAACGGCAGTAACTTCGAAACTAATTTAGAGTTAGAGTTCAATATTTCATCTCCTTTAAGAGTATATATCCAGTATAAAATTTTTAAACGTGTAATCTATAGGTCTTTATACCTTAAAATTTAGGTAAATAATGTTAAAATCTAAAAATACCATTTATTATGAAAATTCAAAGGATAAAGTCCGATGTTTATCTAACCTGCATATTAGACTTTTTAAATGCGAAATGCTAAAGTGAAATGGTCTAAGTCATGAAAAAATAAAATGGTAGAAGAGTGTGTGAAGTTCTATGAGTAAATTTATAAAAGACTATATGATTACGATGAAGGATATCGTTAGAGAAGGAGATCAAATTCTGCGTCAGGTAACGGATGAAGTCAGCCTGCCGATTTCGGATGAAGATCGTGAAACGTTGGAATGCATGATGCAATACCTGAAAAATAGCCAGGACCCAAAACTCCAAAAGAAGTACAATTTGCGTGAAGGCGTTGGGTTGTCTGCCAATCAGATAGGCTTGAATAAACGCATGTTCGTCATGTATTTTCCAGACGAAAAGGGGAAGCTGTTTGAATATGCCCTTGTGAATCCGAAAATTATCAGTCATTCTGCGACAATGATCTATTTACCTCAAAGTGAAGGCTGCCTTTCTGTCGACCGTGATATTAAAGGATATGTACCGCGTTATGAACGAGTTAAAATTAAAGCGGTGGATGGTAATGGTGAGGAAATAGAGATGCGGCTGAAGGGCTTTGCTGCAATCGTGTTTCAACATGAGTTAGATCATTTAAACGGGATGATGTTTTATGACCGGATCAATACCGAGAACCCTTTCAAGCTCCCGGAAAACGTGGAAGTGAAAAGTCTGTAAAACCCAAAAAGGCAAAGCGCCATGCTTTGCCTTTTTACTGTTTTAAGGCTGAGGAAGTATTTCCTCTGCCATATGCTTCTGTAAATCACTGAATATGGCCATGCTCATTTGCTGGTACCCTTCGGAAGTGAGGTGGATGCCATCATCGCTAATCAAGCGATCCAAGTCGCCGGAGGATTTAATATAGGAACGGACATCAATCAAAGGCACCTTTAGTTCCTCTGCAAGGTTTTTCAATTGGCGATTATACATCCCATGCCAATGTTCAATACCGCCGACATGTGAAACGAAATGCCCGATCGAATGACCGAACTTATCAGCGATAGCTCTGTAATACCTGGCAGGATCCAGCGGTGGGAGAGTTAAAAGGAAAGGTGTTACATGCTTGTCCTGAACCTGCTTGACAAGTTGTGTGATATTTTCCAGATAGCGTTCGATTGGAACGATAGGCTCATGGTCACCTTCTGGATTCTTGGCTACTTCGTCCCAATGGAAGTTACAGTCGTTTCCACCGACCTCTATTAATACGATATCGGGATTTTCCGACATGACGTCTTTCTCGATCCGGCTAACCAACAGGTCGGAATTGTCATTGAAAACCCCTTTATTCAATACTTCCACGAATGGCAAAGATTCTGTTAGCTTAGCTAAAGAGTTCGGATAATTTTCTTTAATAATGCGAAGGCGGCCCTTAACATAAGAAATGCCTCTGGTTAAACTGTCTCCAAAACATACGATCTTCAAACTTCTCACCTCGGTATGTGAATGTGTTACTTATATTTTAGTAGTGGAATGATTTTTCGGCAAACTTTACCTCCTATATAGAAAAACAAAAAGCGCTGGAATTCCAGCGCTTTTATTTATTGTAATGATTCCTCTTTCGAAGGTGTTTCCACTCTTGTTTTTCCCATAAAGAACACAGTGATTGCTGCAAGACCGATCGGAATGAGAGCCAAGGTGAATATCAATGATATCGAATCGGACATCGCATGAACGATTTTATCCAGGATAAGGTCCGGAATTTCGGCACGTGCGTCCGATTGGAAGAGCTGTCGTGGGTCCTCCATCAACCCGGCTGTATCCGGACCCCTTTGCATTCCTTTAAACGCATCCGTCATTTTACTTGTGAATACATTGTTCTGAATCGCTCCATAAATCGTTACACCGAGTGTCATCCCAAAAGAACGGAGGAATGAGTTTGTTGAGTTGGCCGACCCCCGGAATCTAGGTTCCAAGTTGTGAATGGACGCAATAGGCAAAAGGGAGAAGGAAAAGCCCATGCCAAATCCAGTCAAAATCATGTACAAAGTTAATAAAGTCCTGCTGGTATCAGGGGTGATGGTCCCTAATAAAAGCATACCTGCAAAATAACAGATGACGGAAATCGTCATTAAGTTGCGAAAGCTTGTCTTTGTATTGAATATCCCGCCAACTGCACTGCCGAATACAGAACCAAGCATCATGGGAGTTAGGATCAATCCGGCATTTGTTGCGGAACCACCGTAAACTGCCTGCACGAAAATCGGAATATAGACGGTTAAAATAATGAATGTACCGCCATAAAGAATGGCTAAAATCTGAGAAGTGGCAAATAATTGCCTTTTAAATAGCCATAATGAAATGATTGGATCTTTAGCTCTTTTTTCGAAAAAGAAAAATGAAACGAAGAAAACCACAAAACTGGCAAACAGACCTATGATAGGAGAGGAACTCCAGCCATACTCCCCGCCCAGTTCGAGAGCGAACATTAAGCTGATAACCGCAATGACGAGAGTTGCTGCGCCACCCCAATCAATTTTTTGCTCTTGGGTGTTGGGTGACTCCTTGTAATAATTCCAGATGAAAAATAAAGAAATGATCCCAATCGGAACATTGACGTAGAAAATCCAGTGCCAGCTGGAGTATTCAGTAATATATGCACCTAAAAGTGGTCCCAATACGCTTGATGCCCCAAATACAGCGCCGAATAGGCCAGTTAATTTTCCGCGTTTTTCAGGTGGGAAAATATCAAAAATGATCGTAAAGGCTATAGGCATCAAAGCGCCTCCGCCTATCCCTTGGATTGCACGGAAGATACTTAACTGCACGATGCTCTGAGCCATGCCACATAAAGCGGAACCGATTAAAAAGACTATAAGTCCAAAAATAAAAAACCTCTTTCTTCCATACATGTCGGAAAGCTTTCCGAATATCGGCATACTTGCCATCGTGGCGACCATATAGGCAGATGTCACCCATACAAACTTATCGAATCCACCTAAATCAGAAACGATCGTTCCCATTGCAGTCGCAA
It contains:
- a CDS encoding AAA family ATPase, which produces MNSNSKLVSKLLPFLTAFIVIIAGISWYVVTQSKDMVIPFSSVEKTIKAQNGALVTIEEKMNGTLHISTPDGEYVSNIPPNSQMINKLVETYNVQYSFSSTNKSALWILGGLMAALVATAVIIQKRSKGGLRVGSKKQSLSSPKPLPEITMDDVGGLQTEIKQEILQTLTTLKEPERSAKIGIKPPQGILLYGPPGTGKTLLAQAIAKELGANFFSTSGSAFNEMFVGVGAARVRSLFQNARKQSPAVIFIDEVDALAGKRKAHGGEEGEKTLTELLVQLDGGHPNEGILFIAATNRKDMLDEAFLRPGRIDFSFQVPLPDTQGRKEIINIHTKGKRLATDVLSSLDELAESTSGFSGADLSSLFDTASRHALRNEQEMIRKQDIDYAIDRTILGATSRTLNDVDTKRRVAIHESGHALIAALTKPGSVRKATIIPRGEALGYVAPIPKELHLATASELLDQVKMILAGGVAERMYLGEHSIGVGGDVQQAKHLLEQMVDTGMLQDGFTLTFNKGEREQRMQELFTKAIQETEMLIDSNRQQYEELVEELLKKETLEGSEVQRIVDASEITTICSNA
- the def gene encoding peptide deformylase — translated: MSKFIKDYMITMKDIVREGDQILRQVTDEVSLPISDEDRETLECMMQYLKNSQDPKLQKKYNLREGVGLSANQIGLNKRMFVMYFPDEKGKLFEYALVNPKIISHSATMIYLPQSEGCLSVDRDIKGYVPRYERVKIKAVDGNGEEIEMRLKGFAAIVFQHELDHLNGMMFYDRINTENPFKLPENVEVKSL
- a CDS encoding SGNH/GDSL hydrolase family protein, with translation MKIVCFGDSLTRGISYVKGRLRIIKENYPNSLAKLTESLPFVEVLNKGVFNDNSDLLVSRIEKDVMSENPDIVLIEVGGNDCNFHWDEVAKNPEGDHEPIVPIERYLENITQLVKQVQDKHVTPFLLTLPPLDPARYYRAIADKFGHSIGHFVSHVGGIEHWHGMYNRQLKNLAEELKVPLIDVRSYIKSSGDLDRLISDDGIHLTSEGYQQMSMAIFSDLQKHMAEEILPQP
- a CDS encoding MDR family MFS transporter is translated as MNVQKKQKFIVAGLLLGILMSAMDNTIVATAMGTIVSDLGGFDKFVWVTSAYMVATMASMPIFGKLSDMYGRKRFFIFGLIVFLIGSALCGMAQSIVQLSIFRAIQGIGGGALMPIAFTIIFDIFPPEKRGKLTGLFGAVFGASSVLGPLLGAYITEYSSWHWIFYVNVPIGIISLFFIWNYYKESPNTQEQKIDWGGAATLVIAVISLMFALELGGEYGWSSSPIIGLFASFVVFFVSFFFFEKRAKDPIISLWLFKRQLFATSQILAILYGGTFIILTVYIPIFVQAVYGGSATNAGLILTPMMLGSVFGSAVGGIFNTKTSFRNLMTISVICYFAGMLLLGTITPDTSRTLLTLYMILTGFGMGFSFSLLPIASIHNLEPRFRGSANSTNSFLRSFGMTLGVTIYGAIQNNVFTSKMTDAFKGMQRGPDTAGLMEDPRQLFQSDARAEIPDLILDKIVHAMSDSISLIFTLALIPIGLAAITVFFMGKTRVETPSKEESLQ